The following proteins are co-located in the Trichomycterus rosablanca isolate fTriRos1 chromosome 14, fTriRos1.hap1, whole genome shotgun sequence genome:
- the vit gene encoding vitrin translates to MMIKASFINCVGIAFLLICSSEAKPNVKDKKVKQAVPDIECNIRAGKINHPEFIVRCPSDCRESKERVYGTNVYASISSICNAAIHSGVITNTGGKVIVQKMAGQAVYNGTFGHGIRSLSFNNWRESFTILVGKPKKGVIYPSTLDYIASKPVIKPAFFKGQKETRVLPATTALPVTAAPEPVQTTVEEPTTTKTTTTTTTGAKPRAAVHKVREAGRSHPYLVAVAAAASSRQTPTSQGKGLPQASRGGSSFASRFLPRINPGQRRPETGTSKRRQPSPRATLVFNQVQPVQPEVTQHTSHSNPEISNSEPDTSYTWSDDAVDSPAPDTRPDISEYERWYHNYGQHPPRPAGTDSGHRVPSEGSNMRDISAREYDSGPRVPDVPTSMGNPNCKVDIAFLMDGSWSIGKRRFKIQKDFLSEVSQVINVGANGPMMGIIQYGDEPVTEFGLRQFSSSKDLKPAIDKITQKGGLSNVGKALSYINKQYFSDANGNRGSAPNVAVVLVDGWPTDKVEEASRQARESGINIFFVTIEGPDDNEKQNVVEPNFVDKAVCRTSGFFSLPVSSWFSLRKATQPLVKRICDTDRLVCSKTCLNANDIAFVIDGSSSVGTGNFRTVLQFVANVTREFEISDTDTRIGAVQYTYEQRLEFAFGQHNTKADVLNAIQRINYWSGGTSTGAAITYAAEKLFSKSKPNKRKIMIVITDGRSYDDVRAPALAVHRSGVIAYSIGIAWAAQDELEYIATDPDKDHSFFVDEFDNLYKYVPKIIHNICHEFNSQPRN, encoded by the exons ATGATGATTAAAGCGTCTTTCATCAACTGTGTAGGAATTG CATTCCTGCTCATATGTAGCAGCGAGGCAAAGCCAAATGTAAAAGACAAGAAGGTGAAACAAG CTGTGCCTGATATTGAATGCAATATTCGTGCGGGGAAGATCAACCACCCTGAGTTCATCGTTCGGTGTCCGTCTGACTGTCGAGAGTCCAAAGAGCGGGTTTATGGGACGAATGTGTATGCCTCTATATCCAGCATCTGCAATGCTGCCATCCACAG TGGGGTCATAACAAATACAGGAGGAAAGGTGATTGTACAGAAGATGGCAGGTCAAGCAGTTTATAATGGCACTTTTGGACACGGCATCCGCTCGCTGTCCTTCAACAACTGGAGAGAGTCTTTCACCATCTTGG TGGGCAAACCGAAGAAGGGTGTGATTTACCCCTCTACCCTGGACTATATTGCTTCAAAACCAGTAATAAAGCCAG CTTTTTTTAAAGGTCAGAAAGAAACCAGAGTCCTGCCAGCCACCACTGCGTTGCCCGTGACAGCAGCTCCCGAGCCGGTTCAAACAACTGTGGAGGAACCCACGACCACCAAAACCACAACGACAACCACCACCGGCGCAAAACCACGGGCTGCGGTACATAAAGTCCGAGAAGCAG GCAGAAGTCACCCATACCTCGTTGCAGTAGCTGCAGCAGCCAGTTCTC GGCAGACACCGACTAGCCAAGGAAAAGGGCTTCCACAAG CTTCCAGAGGTGGCTCCTCATTTGCCAGTAGATTTTTACCTCGTATCAACCCAG GTCAGCGCAGGCCAGAGACAGGTACCAGTAAAAGGAGACAGCCATCACCTCGTGCTACCTTGG TTTTCAATCAGGTCCAGCCGGTCCAGCCTGAAGTGACCCAGCACACCAGCCACTCCAATCCTG AAATTAGTAACTCTGAGCCAGATACGAGCTACACCTGGAGTGACGACGCAGTGGATTCTCCAG CTCCAGATACAAGGCCAGATATTTCAGAGTATGAGCGCTGGTATCATAACTATGGACAGCACC CTCCTCGGCCAGCAGGTACGGACAGTGGACACAGAGTTCCTTCTGAAGGCAGCAACATGAGAG ATATCAGTGCTCGAGAGTATGACTCCGGACCCAGAGTTCCAGATGTGCCAACGTCAATGGGAAATCCTA ATTGTAAAGTCGACATTGCTTTCCTTATGGATGGCAGCTGGAGCATTGGAAAGCGACGCTTTAAGATTCAGAAAGACTTCCTATCTGAGGTTTCCCAGGTCATCAACGTGGGTGCAAATGGCCCCATGATGGGTATCATCCAATATGG GGATGAGCCAGTGACTGAATTTGGTTTGCGTCAGTTCTCCAGCTCCAAAGACCTAAAACCTGCCATTGATAAAATCACCCAAAAAGGAGGTCTCTCCAATGTGG GAAAAGCCCTCTCTTACATCAACAAACAGTACTTCAGTGATGCCAATGGAAACCGTGGGAGTGCACCAAATGTGGCTGTGGTACTGGTGGATGGCTGGCCCACTGACAAAGTCGAGGAAGCTTCAAGACAGGCACGAGAGTCTGGCATCAACATCTTCTTCGTCACCATTGAGGGCCCAGACGACAACGAGAAGCAGAATGTGGTGGAACCCAACTTTGTAGACAAG GCCGTGTGCAGGACCAGTGGCTTTTTCTCCTTGCCTGTGTCGAGCTGGTTTTCACTTCGCAAGGCGACACAGCCTTTGGTGAAGCGCATATGCGACACAGACCGGCTAGTGTGCAGCAAGACTTGCCTGAATGCCAACGACATCGCCTTCGTCATAGACGGATCCAGCAGCGTGGGGACGGGCAACTTTCGTACTGTGTTACAGTTTGTGGCCAACGTGACACGTGAATTTGAGATTTCGGATACAGACACGCGCATCGGTGCTGTGCAGTACACTTATGAGCAACGGCTGGAGTTTGCCTTtggccagcacaacacaaaggCTGATGTGCTAAACGCTATCCAACGCATTAACTACTGGAGTGGGGGGACCAGCACAGGCGCTGCTATCACCTACGCCGCAGAGAAACTGTTCAGCAAGTCCAAACCTAACAAGAGGAAGATTATGATTGTTATTACTGATGGGCGCTCCTATGATGATGTACGTGCACCTGCTTTGGCAGTGCACCGCTCAG GTGTAATCGCCTACTCTATTGGCATCGCGTGGGCCGCACAGGACGAACTAGAATACATTGCCACAGACCCAGACAAGGATCATTCCTTCTTTGTGGATGAGTTTGACAACCTCTACAAGTACGTGCCCAAGATCATACACAACATTTGCCACGAGTTCAACTCTCAGCCTCGGAACTAA
- the si:ch1073-291c23.2 gene encoding membrane-spanning 4-domains subfamily A member 15, giving the protein MDTTIQSEGAEEVEETGPVTNTNSQTGGTKPLHRFLRGEPKIIGIVLLSIGLCLFMFAIPSRGGVMESSTDNYTPFWLGILYSICGILYILSERQIHKKIVTASFALSIIAILGTILGTILYIKTIITQNQMYYYGHYDLAPDGVQFLMLNSLEAVFLFHSLVAGVILIAMSVFARLALRSSHTQMFVVMRYPASTE; this is encoded by the exons ATGGACACAACTATACAAAGTGAAGGTGCTGAGGAGGTTGAGGAAACAGGACCGGTCACAAACACTAACTCTCAGACCGGTGGCACGAAACCTCTCCACCGCTTCCTCAGAGGAGAGCCCAAGATAATAGGG ATTGTGTTGCTGTCCATCGGCTTGTGCCTGTTCATGTTTGCGATTCCTTCGAGAGGAGGCGTAATGGAATCATCAACAGACAATTATACCCCCTTTTGGCTGGGCATCTTG TACTCAATCTGTGgtattctctacatactttcagAACGGCAAATCCACAAAAAAATT GTAACAGCAAGTTTTGCCCTCAGTATCATTGCAATACTGGGAACTATACTTGGCACAATCCTGTACATCAAAACTATAATCACACAAAATCAGATGTATTATTATGGCCATTATGATTTGGCCCCTGACGGCGTGCAGTTT ttaatgttaaacagcctgGAAGCAGTGTTCCTGTTCCACAGCTTGGTTGCAGGAGTGATCCTCATAGCCATGTCCGTGTTCGCCCGTTTGGCATTGCGCTCCAGCCATACACAG ATGTTTGTGGTCATGCGTTACCCAGCTTCAACAGAATGA